The sequence below is a genomic window from Ipomoea triloba cultivar NCNSP0323 chromosome 2, ASM357664v1.
TTCATCTAAAAATTTATACAATCTTGAGAACGACCGTACATGTTACCTAGCAGCAACAGTTCCATCTTTAAAGAGGATGTTTGCCACTGGAGGTGGAAGCCATGGCGAATTTCCACTGCCCTCAGCATCTCGAGGGCGGCCATCGCTGGGAATCTGTTTCTTCTTGGTGGACTTCTTCAGTTTTGCGCTGATGTTTTTTCCGACAAAGATACCGAGCTTCACTGTCATGAATAAGCTGAATGTGATTGCTAATGGTCGGACAGCCCAGTGGAAATCCTCGACGTGCTGGTATTTTTCCAGGAGACCTGGGCATGTATCGAAAGAGACGACCTCCACTTCGTCTGGATCGGCCAAGAAGATGTTAGGTTTATTTCCAAGCACAAATCTGCCTGGAAACCCAACGAGAAGGCAACCATTGGGAAGTATCTGTGATATTTTCCCGGTAGCCCATGCCCCTCCACCTTTCTGAGGCCAGTCAAAACGTGGAGCTAGCACGCTTTCTCTCAATCTGACAAACTGCCCCACACTAAGTGGCTCTGCCATTTGGAGCTCCGAAGCACGTCCTTTCCACAATGTTTCTAAACCTAGAAAACCAACAGTAGCAATTCCATCTCGCTGTATGGAGTGCAGAATACCCACCGCTGAGTGCTTCTTATTTTCCTTGTTCAAGCGTACCCAATCTCCAGCAGCCAACCCATCTGTGACCCTCTCTAGAGTTGATACACTTACCCTTAAAGGGCTTCCCAAAGTGGGGAGTCGCACCAGGACAAATCCATCTCGATCGGTGTCCTTCTCTAGACCAACTATACTTCCTTCCATCACAGCCATATTTTGAGGCTTGCACGAGTTGCATCCCTTTCTTGAGCGGACAGTATCACCCACTTGAAGATGATCCTTTGAGAGGAACCAAGTGGTATACCCACTGCTATTTGGTTTTTCTACAAGCAAGGTGCTCGCTGGGCCAATCCACTCACCTTCACTGTAAACAGCATTCTTGGAGCTGCAAATTTGAGTTCAAGCACTTTACACAACTTTCCAGGAAAACTAAATAGATTGCACATCTCATTTTCTGAAACTAGAAtgctttttttttcatacaaaattcAGATTTTCACATCATATGCTCGGAAAAAATTTATAAGACATAGTGTAAACCTCCCCCCatccaaataaaaatataaataaataaaaacaacagACCCCTGAGATGCACATGCAGAATTTTCAGTAGTAGCATACTACATAATGCACATATAATACTCTATAATCATCAAACATATACTACTTAGAGTAGACCAGTTAACTATTTAACAATCTGTGACTCTGTCCATCTTAATCTTCTTATTATGTAGCTTCTCAGGTAAATGGTACTGTTACAAAAGAATTCCAATTCTAATCAAGATAAGCATATGCCACATAAGTTGAGAGGATAAACTTTCATCTAAGGTATGCGGTTCATCCAACATATTCACTACAGTAAGCTACAAAGTTAAGCTGCAGAGCCTGCAGCATCTATCTAGATAGAGGATTGATTTCATTAGAGCAGACAAAAATATTCAACTGAAATGTAAAATCATGCTATTCTTATAGGAATTCCAGGGAAGGAAgggaaaagagaaaatggatggGAGTATGAGACCTTTCAAATGCTTGCAGAATATCCAGCATCAAAGGTCGATTGCGAAGATCATATTCAAAACAGCCACTGAGAACACTCTCAAGTGCAGGTGGGAGGCCACTTGGAAGCTGTGGCTTTTCTTGATTTATCACAACTGATTGAAATATTTCTTCAACAGATTTCCCAAACCAAGGCTGAACACCAGTTAACATCTCAACAATGCTGCAACCAAATCCCCAAGCATCAGTCTCATAGCTTATTGGACCTCTTACTTCAGGTTGCCATTGTTCGGGAGCCATGTAGTTTGGGGTTCCAAGTCTGAAAGCCAAATCTGAATCAGGTAGTTTAAAACCAAGAAGTAAATACGGGATCCCAAAATCGCCAAGGAAAGCTTGATCGCG
It includes:
- the LOC116009978 gene encoding uncharacterized protein LOC116009978 isoform X2, whose amino-acid sequence is MLCIAMKFYEGSIGDQIARLKGGKLPLSDVLRYGIELAKGIQEMHSMDILVLNLKPTNFLLNERDQAFLGDFGIPYLLLGFKLPDSDLAFRLGTPNYMAPEQWQPEVRGPISYETDAWGFGCSIVEMLTGVQPWFGKSVEEIFQSVVINQEKPQLPSGLPPALESVLSGCFEYDLRNRPLMLDILQAFESSKNAVYSEGEWIGPASTLLVEKPNSSGYTTWFLSKDHLQVGDTVRSRKGCNSCKPQNMAVMEGSIVGLEKDTDRDGFVLVRLPTLGSPLRVSVSTLERVTDGLAAGDWVRLNKENKKHSAVGILHSIQRDGIATVGFLGLETLWKGRASELQMAEPLSVGQFVRLRESVLAPRFDWPQKGGGAWATGKISQILPNGCLLVGFPGRFVLGNKPNIFLADPDEVEVVSFDTCPGLLEKYQHVEDFHWAVRPLAITFSLFMTVKLGIFVGKNISAKLKKSTKKKQIPSDGRPRDAEGSGNSPWLPPPVANILFKDGTVAARNFKNKGKAVEHESDKNEEEEDGFSGIAAAPVTCMTIKKRQTYKRCEEFSGEQWRKEKMNRAERLEKQLKTRWAVEEVIEEQLNRFHAQYNQAMIPTKLKDIAHLLTPKWAPPQELAALSWYGDWRPSTIPVLLHSLINSSSSFSTSLAADSDWVKTVMKQLINELRVEEAVIDEEMAEIQANCIFHLPFGITKKKKKNKKDGDALACVYTEFRKVHQVLTKAQNLRLKAMDMAVKKVLSPTDAAEFLVAFAKIQDLIHQHAMNMKLTNGPISVPTK